In one Coccinella septempunctata chromosome 6, icCocSept1.1, whole genome shotgun sequence genomic region, the following are encoded:
- the LOC123315974 gene encoding uncharacterized protein LOC123315974 yields the protein MNKREQGKILATEMEFWWRCAKKTRLDRIPNQEIRRRMSVEDDILTFIEEKRLELYGHVRRAPPDRWISRITEWSPLGRRRWGRPRRSFRDEVDSAMTRRNLEDGDWNHGQPWNDIDEWRNRLREGRPRHPILYI from the coding sequence ATGAACAAGAGAGAACAGGGAAAAATTCTAGCCACAGAAATGGAATTCTGGTGGAGGTGTGCTAAAAAGACCAGACTAGACCGAATACCGAACCAAGAGATTAGAAGAAGGATGTCAGTGGAGGACGACATACTTACCTTTATTGAGGAAAAACGGCTGGAATTGTATGGGCACGTGAGACGAGCGCCACCGGATAGATGGATATCCCGAATAACGGAATGGAGCCCTTTAGGGAGACGAAGATGGGGAAGACCGCGAAGATCATTCAGGGATGAAGTGGATAGCGCAATGACGAGGAGAAATCTAGAGGATGGAGATTGGAATCATGGACAACCTTGGAATGATATAGATGAGTGGAGAAACCGGTTGAGAGAGGGAAGACCGCGTCACCCTATATTATATATATGA